The following proteins are co-located in the Flavobacterium sp. CECT 9288 genome:
- a CDS encoding glycoside hydrolase family 28 protein, protein MAVKHFYTVRFFLSITLLGIVLLSCSTTKTKEAVGVNPWKKMALILDSIKAPQFPNKNYSITDFGAQSGGVMNAGEAFKKAINACTKNGGGKVIVPAGKFLTGPIHLEDNVNLHLEQGAEIVFSTNPKEYPLVHTSWEGTELMNYSPLIYAYQKKNVAVTGKGVLNGQANNENWWWWCSKKEYGWKEGKPNQNDPLNRLRLIDLAEKRVPVEERIFGEGHYLRPNFVEFFDCKNVLLKDVKIINAPFWIVHPIKSVNVTIDGITVESHGPNNDGCDPEYSKNVLIKNCLFNTGDDCIAIKSGRDADGRRVAMKSQNIIVQNCKMIDGHGGVVIGSEISGGVSNVFVENCVMDSPNLDRAIRIKTNSNRGGLIENVFVRNLKVGQVKEAVLKLNMFYEVYGAKPGTFIPQIQNIHLENITVKNGGMYGILAKGYEQSPIRNVTLKNVKIIKVIEAFSIENLVGLKLSNTFINGVKVEAPTKN, encoded by the coding sequence ATGGCAGTAAAACACTTTTATACAGTTCGTTTTTTCTTATCTATCACTTTATTGGGTATAGTATTACTTTCTTGTTCTACAACTAAGACAAAAGAAGCTGTAGGTGTTAATCCATGGAAAAAAATGGCTTTAATATTAGATAGTATCAAAGCTCCTCAATTTCCAAATAAAAATTACAGTATTACTGATTTTGGAGCTCAATCTGGAGGAGTGATGAATGCAGGTGAGGCTTTTAAAAAAGCAATAAACGCTTGTACAAAAAATGGTGGTGGAAAAGTGATTGTCCCTGCGGGAAAGTTTTTAACGGGACCTATTCATCTTGAGGATAATGTAAACTTACATTTAGAGCAAGGTGCAGAAATAGTGTTTAGTACAAACCCAAAAGAGTATCCGCTGGTGCATACCTCTTGGGAAGGAACTGAATTAATGAATTATTCTCCCTTAATTTATGCATATCAAAAAAAGAACGTAGCCGTGACAGGTAAAGGAGTTTTGAATGGTCAAGCTAATAATGAAAATTGGTGGTGGTGGTGTTCTAAAAAAGAATATGGATGGAAAGAAGGAAAGCCTAATCAAAACGATCCTCTAAACCGTTTGCGATTGATTGATTTGGCTGAAAAAAGAGTGCCTGTTGAAGAGCGTATTTTTGGCGAAGGCCATTATTTGAGGCCAAATTTTGTAGAGTTTTTTGATTGTAAAAATGTGCTTTTAAAAGATGTGAAAATAATAAATGCTCCTTTTTGGATTGTGCATCCTATAAAATCAGTAAATGTTACCATAGATGGAATTACGGTGGAGAGTCATGGTCCTAATAATGATGGTTGTGATCCTGAATATTCTAAAAATGTATTAATTAAGAATTGTCTTTTTAATACAGGAGATGATTGTATTGCAATAAAATCAGGAAGAGATGCTGATGGTAGACGCGTGGCTATGAAAAGTCAAAATATTATTGTTCAAAACTGCAAGATGATTGACGGTCACGGCGGTGTGGTGATAGGCAGTGAAATATCTGGAGGAGTGAGTAATGTTTTTGTTGAAAATTGTGTGATGGACAGTCCAAATTTAGACAGAGCAATCCGAATTAAAACCAATTCGAATAGAGGAGGGTTAATAGAGAATGTTTTTGTTAGAAATTTAAAAGTAGGTCAGGTTAAAGAAGCGGTTTTAAAACTGAATATGTTTTATGAAGTCTATGGCGCTAAACCAGGCACTTTTATACCCCAAATTCAAAATATACATTTAGAAAATATAACCGTTAAAAACGGCGGAATGTATGGAATTCTTGCTAAGGGTTATGAACAATCTCCTATAAGAAACGTGACTTTAAAAAATGTAAAAATCATCAAGGTTATAGAAGCTTTCTCTATAGAAAATCTGGTAGGGCTTAAGTTGTCCAATACTTTTATTAATGGTGTAAAAGTAGAAGCACCAACAAAAAATTAA
- a CDS encoding TonB-dependent receptor, with translation MNFRHLLKKGSACYVAFFLLLSLFTVQEMKAQQPSSVTGTITDAAGLTLPGVNVVEKGTRNTASTDLSGNFTIKLTNEKAVLQISFVGFVSQEVNVTGKKTIKVALVEESQSLKEVVVVGYGTVKKTDLTGAVNTLSSAKITERNVTNPLEAIQGGIAGVQVTSNSGRLGDGFNVVIRGANSINKNGSGPLFVIDGVPSDNMDFLNPQDIARMDVLKDASSAAIYGSRGGSGVVIVTTKSGASAKSGINVSYETSYGNKQVARLPEFMSGEKWWSYHQAAFLPTSLSSTVTNYASITPAMLSSNVGAGGTNNVLLQRVARNQTFDWTDAVLRGAMSQNNYLTVSGRGDSGMAYNLAIGQQRETGNVQNESIDKYTFKAGLNHQVNSKFGLGVNLTLSKTDEQLGSPTAMQEAFRQNPFSSPWAIDAAGNEVVGTLALQPGTLRYPNGNLAINKTGSINPLLEIENSTDERVNWTTIGNVFAEYKANSWLTFKTTFSAGKLDSRRGKAFGPLTNIGIANRNLLSGEINNVANFNYTWDNQFNINYTLKNDHVINFLGLQSLYSNTTETSFLSSRENPFNTDFYNLGSGPQNTFAIRSNFFKNTLESYAARLNYTFKGRYLFTGTLRADGSSVLAKGNKWATFPSVAVGWKVNEESFLKDVSFISILKLRASLGYTGNDNTPAYSSLSVLSNSTFYDFNSTTLSNGFIPSSLGNPELTWERTRETNFGLDFGFLNNRVSGSVDVYDRLSDGLLFQQALPLEMGIPIITSNVGSISNKGVEVALSTKNIQTKNVTWETSFTFTKNVNKLVSIYNQKEVSDVGNNLFIGENINSYYNYVFDGVWQESERAQAAVYQQLPGEARVKDLNNDGRIDGNNDRAILGNFDPKWTGSFSTSLKVHQFDFGMALIANQGMTVFSDFHNNFADVNDRGRQKLDLQDWYVPANGAGVPQQFSNTNPLPRAAGVYYNNNDIAFYKDASFVKIQNISVGYSFDDQLLEKLKVKYLRLYVNVLNPFVFTKYEGYDPEWATAGLAINRVASTTIQMGVSLKF, from the coding sequence ATGAATTTCAGACATTTATTAAAAAAAGGCTCTGCATGTTATGTTGCCTTTTTCTTATTACTGAGCTTGTTTACGGTTCAGGAGATGAAGGCTCAGCAGCCTTCCTCTGTTACAGGAACTATTACTGATGCTGCAGGATTGACATTGCCAGGAGTAAATGTGGTTGAAAAAGGAACGCGTAATACAGCAAGCACTGATTTATCTGGTAATTTTACTATAAAATTGACAAATGAAAAAGCAGTATTACAAATCAGTTTTGTAGGTTTTGTTTCTCAAGAAGTAAATGTAACAGGTAAGAAAACAATAAAAGTTGCTCTAGTAGAGGAATCTCAATCCTTGAAAGAAGTAGTTGTAGTGGGTTACGGAACTGTGAAAAAAACAGATTTAACGGGGGCTGTAAATACCTTATCTTCGGCTAAAATTACTGAAAGAAATGTAACAAACCCACTAGAAGCTATTCAGGGTGGAATTGCAGGAGTTCAAGTAACATCAAACTCAGGTAGATTAGGGGATGGTTTTAATGTGGTTATTCGTGGAGCAAATTCTATTAACAAAAATGGTTCAGGTCCTTTATTTGTAATTGATGGAGTTCCTAGTGATAATATGGATTTTTTAAATCCACAAGATATTGCACGTATGGATGTGTTGAAAGATGCTTCGTCTGCTGCTATTTATGGTTCTAGAGGTGGAAGCGGTGTTGTAATTGTAACTACTAAAAGTGGTGCAAGCGCAAAATCTGGAATAAATGTATCTTATGAGACGTCTTACGGTAACAAGCAAGTGGCACGTTTACCAGAGTTTATGAGTGGAGAAAAATGGTGGAGCTACCATCAAGCAGCTTTTTTACCTACTTCGCTTTCGTCAACAGTAACCAACTATGCGAGTATTACACCAGCTATGTTGAGTAGTAATGTTGGCGCTGGTGGTACAAATAATGTTTTATTACAAAGAGTAGCAAGAAACCAAACTTTTGATTGGACAGATGCAGTTTTAAGAGGTGCAATGTCACAAAACAATTATTTAACGGTTTCAGGAAGAGGTGATTCTGGTATGGCTTATAATCTTGCAATTGGGCAGCAGCGCGAAACAGGAAACGTTCAAAATGAAAGTATAGATAAGTATACCTTCAAAGCAGGATTAAATCATCAGGTTAATAGTAAATTTGGACTAGGAGTGAATTTAACTTTGTCAAAAACAGATGAGCAATTAGGCAGTCCAACGGCTATGCAAGAGGCTTTTAGACAAAATCCATTTTCTTCACCTTGGGCAATTGATGCTGCTGGAAATGAGGTTGTTGGAACATTGGCGTTACAGCCAGGAACTTTGAGATACCCTAACGGTAACTTAGCAATAAATAAAACAGGTTCTATAAACCCATTGCTTGAAATTGAAAATTCTACTGATGAACGTGTGAACTGGACTACTATAGGTAATGTTTTTGCTGAGTATAAAGCAAATAGCTGGTTAACTTTTAAAACGACATTTTCAGCAGGTAAATTAGATTCAAGACGTGGTAAAGCTTTTGGACCATTGACTAACATAGGAATAGCAAACAGAAACTTACTTTCGGGAGAAATCAATAATGTTGCAAATTTTAATTACACTTGGGATAACCAATTCAATATCAATTATACCCTAAAAAACGATCATGTCATCAATTTCTTAGGATTACAAAGTTTGTATAGCAATACAACCGAGACTTCTTTTTTATCATCACGTGAAAACCCTTTTAATACTGATTTTTACAATTTGGGATCAGGACCACAAAATACTTTTGCTATCCGTTCTAATTTCTTTAAAAACACTCTGGAGTCTTATGCTGCAAGGTTAAATTATACGTTCAAAGGAAGGTATTTATTTACGGGTACTTTACGAGCTGATGGTTCTTCAGTGTTAGCCAAAGGGAATAAATGGGCAACTTTCCCGTCAGTTGCAGTTGGATGGAAAGTAAATGAAGAAAGTTTTTTAAAGGATGTTTCTTTTATTAGTATTTTAAAATTGAGAGCCAGTTTAGGATACACTGGTAATGATAATACACCAGCTTATTCAAGTTTAAGTGTACTAAGCAATTCAACTTTTTATGATTTTAATAGCACTACACTTAGCAATGGATTTATTCCTTCAAGTTTAGGTAACCCTGAGCTTACTTGGGAGCGAACAAGAGAAACTAATTTTGGTTTAGATTTTGGATTTTTAAATAATAGAGTATCGGGTAGTGTAGATGTGTATGATAGATTATCTGATGGTTTATTGTTTCAACAAGCGCTTCCGCTAGAAATGGGTATTCCTATTATTACTTCAAATGTAGGATCGATTAGTAATAAAGGTGTTGAGGTTGCTCTTTCTACTAAAAATATTCAAACAAAAAATGTTACATGGGAGACTAGTTTTACATTTACAAAAAACGTAAATAAATTAGTTTCAATCTACAACCAGAAAGAAGTGAGTGATGTGGGGAATAATTTATTTATTGGTGAAAACATTAATTCGTATTACAACTATGTATTTGATGGCGTTTGGCAAGAAAGTGAAAGAGCTCAGGCTGCTGTTTACCAGCAATTACCAGGTGAAGCTCGAGTAAAAGATTTGAATAATGATGGAAGGATAGATGGTAACAATGATAGAGCAATTTTAGGTAATTTTGATCCTAAATGGACAGGAAGTTTCTCTACTTCATTAAAAGTACATCAATTTGATTTTGGAATGGCTTTGATAGCAAATCAAGGAATGACAGTGTTTAGTGATTTTCATAACAATTTTGCCGATGTGAATGATCGTGGACGTCAAAAACTAGATCTTCAAGATTGGTATGTACCTGCAAATGGTGCGGGAGTTCCTCAACAATTTTCTAATACGAATCCTTTACCACGTGCTGCGGGTGTTTATTACAATAATAATGATATTGCTTTTTATAAGGATGCATCCTTCGTTAAAATTCAAAACATTTCTGTAGGGTACAGTTTTGATGATCAATTATTAGAAAAATTGAAAGTTAAATATTTAAGATTGTATGTCAATGTTTTAAATCCATTTGTATTTACAAAATATGAAGGGTATGATCCTGAGTGGGCTACTGCTGGACTAGCAATCAACCGTGTAGCATCTACTACTATTCAAATGGGAGTAAGTTTAAAATTCTAA
- a CDS encoding RagB/SusD family nutrient uptake outer membrane protein → MKKIIVIIGILALSMNSCSSFIEEDNKSLGNPDEYYLTAPGFEALVNTNYFMLKDIYGGNPWLFEAGTDLYSEGRNMEPDGLSKYANLDSTSDGVDQLYRTCYAAIQQANTGLHFAPLTAPSTNLNARVGELKFLRANAYFLLVQTYGGVPLVLDYFKSPVQSFDRNSAEQVYTQILKDLTEALPAVATGGYTGRVNRRAVQNLLAKVYLTRGYETFAASNDFQTAATLADQVINGQQLNVSFDNVVRPGNEMNAETIFSVQFSPLANSTGITTLGNSQGYYFGPYLGPAATGNPYPNRSYTLLPTTYALSLFERGDRRWEGSFMTEIYTRYYAFYEVADRTNLKITDFYEPSWFTLADRAAWKTANASRYQNAATFRYHNWGTFASSSNVSADYATIPVRKFDDPTAPFGTATNTRVSTRDFIISRLGETYLVAAEAYLKAGNPGTALQRLNEVRRRAGGGTAGVIPVLTTIDINTILDERGRELLGEYHRWFDLKRTGTLVARTILHNPKITSAAVFNGKNGNLKILRPIPQSVLDLNRSTNYPQNPAY, encoded by the coding sequence ATGAAAAAAATTATAGTAATAATTGGGATTCTAGCATTGTCAATGAATTCTTGTTCTTCATTTATTGAGGAAGATAATAAATCTTTAGGAAATCCAGATGAGTATTACTTGACCGCTCCTGGTTTTGAAGCCTTAGTCAATACGAATTACTTCATGCTCAAAGATATTTATGGGGGTAATCCTTGGTTGTTTGAAGCAGGTACCGATTTATATTCTGAAGGAAGGAACATGGAGCCTGATGGATTGAGTAAATATGCTAACTTAGACTCAACATCAGATGGAGTGGATCAATTATACAGAACTTGTTATGCTGCAATTCAGCAGGCGAATACAGGTTTACATTTTGCGCCACTTACAGCTCCTAGCACAAATTTGAATGCTAGAGTAGGTGAGTTAAAGTTCTTACGTGCTAATGCTTATTTTTTATTAGTTCAAACCTATGGTGGTGTACCTCTTGTTCTTGACTATTTTAAAAGCCCAGTTCAATCATTTGATAGAAACTCTGCTGAACAAGTGTACACTCAAATTTTAAAAGATTTAACAGAGGCTTTGCCTGCAGTAGCTACTGGCGGATACACAGGAAGAGTTAATCGTAGAGCAGTACAAAACTTATTAGCAAAAGTATATTTGACAAGAGGTTATGAAACGTTTGCTGCATCAAATGATTTTCAAACAGCTGCAACATTAGCTGATCAAGTAATCAATGGACAACAGCTTAATGTTTCATTTGATAACGTTGTTCGCCCAGGTAATGAAATGAATGCTGAAACTATTTTCTCTGTTCAATTTTCACCTTTAGCAAATTCAACTGGAATTACAACATTAGGAAATTCACAAGGATATTATTTCGGACCTTATTTAGGGCCAGCTGCTACAGGTAATCCATATCCTAATAGGAGTTATACTTTATTACCTACAACCTATGCATTGTCATTATTTGAAAGAGGTGATCGTAGATGGGAAGGATCTTTTATGACTGAAATTTATACAAGATATTATGCTTTTTATGAGGTGGCTGATAGAACTAATTTAAAAATAACCGATTTTTACGAACCAAGTTGGTTTACACTTGCAGACAGAGCAGCATGGAAAACAGCTAATGCTTCTAGATATCAAAATGCCGCGACTTTTAGATATCATAATTGGGGGACATTTGCATCATCATCAAATGTAAGTGCTGATTATGCGACAATACCGGTAAGAAAGTTTGATGATCCTACGGCTCCTTTTGGAACTGCAACAAATACTAGAGTGAGCACTCGTGATTTTATTATTTCTCGTTTAGGTGAAACGTATTTAGTTGCTGCCGAAGCGTATTTAAAAGCTGGTAATCCCGGAACAGCATTACAACGTCTTAATGAGGTAAGAAGGAGAGCTGGAGGGGGGACTGCAGGAGTTATTCCAGTACTTACAACAATAGATATCAATACAATTTTAGATGAAAGAGGTCGTGAACTACTAGGAGAATATCACAGATGGTTTGACTTAAAACGTACTGGTACTCTTGTAGCTAGAACTATTTTACACAATCCAAAAATAACTAGTGCTGCTGTTTTTAATGGAAAAAATGGGAATTTAAAAATTTTAAGACCAATACCTCAATCGGTTTTAGATTTAAATAGAAGTACCAACTATCCTCAAAATCCTGCTTACTAA
- a CDS encoding LacI family DNA-binding transcriptional regulator, with product MSEKTTIYDIAKELNISAATVSRALNKNPKISESTIKLVLDTAEKMNYKQNRLALALRSGKSGNIGVIVPRINTNFFGSVIRGIEEELHPNKYNVIICQTHEDENREIENINTLLDAQVDGIMISITNESKKNEKIIHRVLEKNVPLIFFDRKKNIDGVSSITIDDFKAGYMATKHLIEQGCTKIAHLSGDQSLEIYENRFKGYQKALLDHGFPFIEEYVIRSKSNLEEGALVTKTLLQLDTPPDAIFSASDFAALGAIQELKCQGYTLPQDFCVVGFGNEPFTKFMELSITTIDQSPQEMGKMAAKVFLEQMNTSDNVKIEKKIVLNPILHIRKSSLRNPE from the coding sequence ATGAGTGAGAAAACAACAATTTACGATATCGCTAAAGAGCTCAACATATCAGCAGCAACTGTATCAAGAGCGCTAAATAAAAACCCAAAAATTAGTGAGTCCACCATTAAGCTTGTTCTTGATACTGCCGAAAAAATGAACTACAAGCAAAACCGACTTGCTCTAGCTTTGCGCAGTGGAAAAAGCGGAAATATTGGTGTAATTGTTCCTCGTATCAATACTAATTTTTTTGGTTCTGTTATACGTGGTATCGAAGAAGAACTTCACCCTAATAAATACAACGTAATCATTTGTCAAACTCATGAAGATGAGAATAGAGAAATTGAAAACATAAACACCTTACTTGATGCACAAGTAGATGGTATAATGATTTCTATTACAAACGAATCAAAGAAAAATGAAAAAATAATTCATAGGGTTTTAGAAAAAAATGTTCCGCTAATCTTTTTTGATAGAAAGAAAAATATTGATGGCGTAAGCTCCATCACTATTGATGATTTTAAAGCGGGTTATATGGCTACCAAACATTTAATAGAGCAAGGCTGTACGAAAATTGCACATTTGAGTGGTGATCAATCTCTTGAAATTTATGAAAATCGTTTTAAAGGATATCAAAAAGCATTACTAGACCATGGATTTCCATTTATAGAGGAATATGTTATTCGTTCTAAAAGTAATTTAGAGGAAGGTGCACTAGTAACCAAAACATTATTACAACTGGATACGCCACCAGACGCTATATTTTCGGCGAGTGATTTTGCTGCATTAGGAGCCATACAAGAGTTAAAATGTCAAGGTTATACTTTGCCCCAAGATTTTTGTGTGGTGGGTTTTGGAAACGAACCTTTTACAAAATTTATGGAACTTTCGATCACAACTATAGATCAATCCCCTCAAGAAATGGGTAAAATGGCTGCAAAAGTATTTTTAGAACAAATGAATACTTCAGATAATGTTAAAATTGAAAAAAAGATTGTTCTCAATCCAATATTACACATCAGAAAATCTTCCTTAAGAAATCCAGAATAA